From a single Miscanthus floridulus cultivar M001 chromosome 8, ASM1932011v1, whole genome shotgun sequence genomic region:
- the LOC136473922 gene encoding histone H3.2, whose amino-acid sequence MARTKQTARKSTGGKAPRKQLATKAARKSAPATGGVKKPHRFRPGTVALREIRKYQKSTELLIRKLPFQRLVREIAQDFKTDLRFQSSAVAALQEAAEAYLVGLFEDTNLCAIHAKRVTIMPKDIQLARRIRGERA is encoded by the coding sequence atggcccgcacgaagcagacggcGCGCAAGTCGACGGGCGGCAAGGCGCCCCGCAAGCAGCTGGCGACCAAGGCGGCGCGCAAGTCGGCGCCGGCCACCGGCGGCGTGAAGAAGCCCCACCGCTTCCGGCCCGGCACCGTCGCGCTCCGGGAGATCCGCAAGTACCAGAAGAGCACGGAGCTGCTCATCCGCAAGCTCCCCTTCCAGCGCCTCGTCCGCGAGATCGCGCAGGACTTCAAGACCGACCTCCGCTTCCagtcctccgccgtcgccgcgctGCAGGAGGCCGCCGAGGCCTACCTCGTGGGGCTCTTCGAGGACACCAACCTCTGCGCCATCCACGCCAAGCGCGTCACCATCATGCCCAAGGACATCCAGCTCGCGCGCCGCATCAGGGGCGAGAGGGCCTGA